CAGCCATAATCAACTAAAAGATCTGCCTATCAGGCTAAATAAGCTAACAAATCTAACGGATTTAGGATTGTCGGGCAATCCTTTTCCACCTACAGTATTTAAGCAATATGAGTCTCAAACGACTAAGGCCAGACAGTTAGGATTTTAAGCTGATCAAGGTACTCCTCTCACCATTAGCCCTGAATAGTGGCTCAGAAGGATAACCACTACTTTTTAGGCTCAGCCGTGGATTTGATCTGCAATTCTTTAAGCTGCCTCTGATCCACACCTGACGGTGCTTGAGTCAATAGGCATCGAGCCTGTTGGGTTTTAGGGAAAGCAATCGTGTCACGAATTGACTCTTCACCACTGAGCAGCATCGCCAAGCGATCAATACCATAGGCAATCCCGCCATGAGGCGGGGCACCAAAGTTAAAGGCATTGAGCAAGAATCCAAATTTATCCTGAGCTTCTTCCTCTGATAAGCCAATGGCGTCAAACACACGCCGTTGCAAATCTGCTTGATAAATCCTCAGACTCCCCCCGCCAATTTCCAAACCGTTGTAAACCAAGTCATAGGCCTGGGCGCGAGCCGTTTTGAGATCGGCTTCATCTTCAGGATAAGGAGCCGTAAAAGGGTGGTGGAGAGCTTCCAGACGTTTTTCACCAGCGTTCCATTCAAACATGGGGAACTCAGTAATCCACAATAAATCGATTTGGTCCGGATCAATCAACTTCATTTCCGCTCCCAACGCCAGGCGTACCCGAGATAGAGAAGCATTGACGATCTCCGTTGGACCGGCGCCAAATAAAAGTAAGTGGCCCGCTTTGGCCCCCGTGCGCTCTAATAATTCTGCCGTTTGCTCTGGCGATAGATTATCTTTAATCGCCCCAATTGTTTCAATGGCCCCATCTTCTTTGACCCGGATATAGGCCAAACCTTTGGCACCCCCCGCACAGGCCTCCGAGAATAAGTCACCACCGGGTTTGATGCGAACGTTGGAAATATTGGCATTACCATCGGGGATAGGCAGGACTTTGACTTGTCCACCCTTTTTAATCGCCCCTGAAAACACCTTAAATCCTGAGTCTTTGAGCAAGTCAGAGACATTGACCAATTCCAGGTCAAATCGAGTATCTGGACGATCCGTGCCGTACCGTTCCATTGCCTCGGCATAGGTCATTTGTGGGAAGGTCTTGGGCAAGTCAACATCCTTGATCGCTTTGAAGACATGCCGCATTAAGTCTTCGTTGAGCTGGATAATTTCCGCTTGAGACATAAAGCTCATTTCCATATCCAGCTGGGTAAATTCCGGCTGCCGATCGGCTCGTAAGTCTTCATCCCGGAAACAGCGGGCGATTTGGTAATAGCGGTCGAATCCAGACACCATCAGCAGTTGCTTAAAAATCTGGGGCGACTGAGGCAGGGCAAACCATTCTCCTGGATTGGCCCGACTGGGCACCAAATAGTCGCGTGCACCTTCAGGAGTGGAGCGAGTTAAGACGGGAGTTTCAATATCAACAAAGCCTTGCTGATCTTCTAAGTAGCGACGAATGGATTGAATTAAGCGATGCCGCATCATGATGTTTTGATGCATGCGATCGCGTCGCAAATCCAAATACCGATACTTGAGTCGCAGCTCCTCTTTTACAGATTCCACATCGGCAGTCGAGACCTGAAACGGCAACTGTTGATGCACCGCATTCAGCAGCTCAATTTGATCAGCATAGATCTCAACGTCTCCCGTGGGAAGGCGAGGATTGAGGGAATCATCCGGACGACGACTCACCTCACCGTGAATCCGAACCACATACTCATTTCGGAGGGCATCGGCTTGGGGATAGGCTGCAGGGGTTCGTTCTGGGTCACTGACAATTTGGATCAGACCGGTGCGATCACGCACATCCAAAAAAATCACGCCCCCATGATCGCGACGGCGGTCTACCCAACCACAGAGGGTAACCCGTTCACCCACATGATCATTTCGTAATTCACTGCAATAGTGGGTTCGCATACCTGATTGATCCAGCTCCCTCTTAAAACAACAAGATTCCCCAACTGAGGGGGAAATTATCATTGCACGTTGGCAAACTCACATATTATCGCAGCTATTAACCTTGGATGTAGATCTAGGATGCAATCAATATCCACATCCATCAAGAGAGCCAGTGATGCTTAGATAAGCGGGATGCTCATAGTCCCAACCGGATTCATTTCAAGCGCTAGGCCAATCCAGATTGAAACCATTGAAAGTGGTAGAAGGAGACTATTCCCTATTAATCGCTATCTGGACTCTCTTCAGATGGAATCGGAGCCCGTTCCACTAATCCCATTGTGAAGGCTTCATCTGGCAGCTCACTGACCTTGTAGCGTCCCGGTTGAAACATCCGACTTGGCGTTAGACAAAGCTGTTTCAGAATCACAATCTCATTTTGCAAAAATGCATCACGAGACAACCGACGTTCTAAGGGCATTACTGATTCTCCACATGGGGTTCATGCCCCTATTCTGGCATGCCCCAACCAGGGTTCAGTACAGATCTTGATCAGAAACTAGACCTTGGCTAGCCTTGCGGACATGCTGAAACCTCAGCACCAGGCCCAAGGTAATTTGCTTCATAATCCAATAGAACAGAATCAGCACCAACACAGTAATCAAAACAACGACAAAAGGGAACTTTGACGTTAGTTCATTCATACTGACCAGCAGGACATTTTTGGGATTGGTGATCAGATCCCAGCTATTAAAGCGGATAAACCGCCCCAGATAAATACCAATCGCACAGAGAATATGCACCAGGATCTCCGCCCACGTCGCAAACTGGCCTGCTCCCTGTTTTTGGAGGTAATGTCCCTGATTAATCAAAGAGATCACATAAGCTTCAAACCCCGCCAAAATTGCAAACGTATGGAGCGGAATAAAAAATAAGGTGACAATCCAGATGGAATCTGTGCTTCGAGCCGCACCCACTAAGTGAATAATGTCTGTCAGGAGATAGGGCGCATTCGGTAAAAAGGCAATAAATGAGACTAACGCAATCCACCAAACCAGGGTTCGCGATTGATGGGGCCACCGAAACAGCCAAAAGCTCAACGTCATGGGAATAAAGGCCAGAAAGAGATTCCAGACAATCCAACCGCTATATCCGTTAAATTCTCCTAAATATTCGCCTAGAATGCGTTCCATAGTCCTATCGTGATTGTCCTGTCTACTGCTGACTGCAAGGTTGTGCAACCATCATCCCCTGCCTTACTAGAATGAGAAGGTGATCGTTATCACGAAGTTCCATATGTATGCTCTTGGCCTCGATACGACTAGCTCAGCCCTAACTTTAGGGATCTCCAACTTTGACCAAATCAACCGTTACCAAACCTGGGATTTAGGCCGAGATATCTCTATCTACCTTCATCAATATTTAGAGGCCTTTCTAGCGCCCCTCTCCTGGTCTGAGTTGGAATGGCTGGTGGTTGCTCAAGGCCCAGGTAGCTTTACCGGCACCCGCATTGGCGTGGTGACGGCCCGCACCTTAGCCCAACAATTACACATTCCGCTTTACGGGATTTCCACTCTCACGGCTCAAGCTTATGCCTATGCTTGTAGCTTATCAAAGGTAAATGAGGGGGAGCTGATAGCGGTGGAATATCCGGGCCAGCGTGGATCCGTCTATGGCAGCCTGTTTACTTGGAATGCATCCAATCAGACTTTATCAACCTATAAACCGCTCCAGTACATCGATCTAGAAGGATGGCAACAACTCTTATCCACCGAAGAGATTCACCACCACCTTTCCCCTGACACTGTAGAGCCAAAGGGCATTTGCCAAGCCATGATTGCCTTAGCCCATCAACAATGGCAGGCTGGGCAGCAACCCACCTGGCAAGACATTCTGCCCTACTATGGCTCCCTAGCCGCAAGTCCACCTTCATGCTAGTTGAATCATGACAAAGCTCAATCCCCCCCTCCTCTCGGGTAGAGAAAAGGGGGGGATTGGATTAAACACAGAAAGAATTATTGTTGCGCTGATCTAGTCTTCGGTGGGATCTTCTTCTGAGTCGCCCTGTAATTCGTCTTTAAAACCCCTCAGGGACTTGCCTAAGGATGCTCCCAGTTCAGGCAACTTCTTGGGACCAAACAGGATGACTGCCGCTAAAGCAATGAGTCCGACTTCTAACCAACCTAGACCAAACATGCGTAGATTCCTTCCAAGAAGTAAGTGTTAAGCAGCGGATTCACGTTTGAGGGCAATCTTAGCTTGTTTAAACTCTTGCTCCAAACGATCCTTTAGTTTCTGAGGTAAAGGACGGTTGGGATAGGAGTTGTAGTGTCCAGCTAAACCGTTCAATGCCGTTGCCATCGTCATAAAGGACGCAGACCCTGCTAACTGGGGCTTACGACGATATCGAGACACATATTCACTGATGAGAGCGCCTGCGTCTGCTTGGTTGTCTGCTTTATTGGGATCATCATCAGGCAAGGTAATCGCACTACTGAGGTTATCAATCACGTAGATGGTGTCTTGCTGGTAGTCACCCGATAGGAGGGTCTCCGGAGAGAGAAGCGAGCAACCAGTTAAGAACATCGAGGCTACAAGCATTAAGCTGAGTAGACGGGAGACAAAGCGCTTCATAATGATTATGGAATCTCGTATAACAAAATAATGACGTGGGATCTTGATTGACTCCGGCCTGTCAAAAGTCCACAGTTTTAAAGGATAAAACATTACTGTTCTGAATGCTCTGACAAATGGAGCATTTCTTCATGACAACTCCTCCCCCCCGTTCTGGCTATACTTTACCCGTCTTTGCTTGCGCTGCTGCGATCGCAGCTTTGCATCACCTCTACGACTCCATCTCGCGATCCCAGGTAACCCTGGACTTAGTCAATCCTCAGCAATCCGTAGAGATCCTCATTGAACAGGTCTCAAGATTAGGACCTGATCAAGCCCTAGCCATTACCCGTAGCGATCCCGGCGACAATTTAGATTTAACTCGATATACCCCGATTTGGGCCCTGGTGGAATGGGCTCCATCGGACCAAGCTGAATCGATTGTTCTCATCGGGGGAGAAGGCATTGGCATTAACCAAAACCAAGGCGATCAAGCGGCCATTTATAGCTATGCCCAACAGCTCCTGCACAGAAACTTAGGGCAACATCTGCAGCCGGGGGATCGAATTCGGGTCACCCTCATCCTGCCCGAGGGGCGGGCCTTAGCTAAACGCACCTCAAATGAAGCATTTGGGGTGGTTGAAGGATTGTCTCTTTTGGGAACGTCAGGTATCTCTCAGCCCTTGAGTGCCCCCCAGCAGCTGGAGCAATTTCGGATCGAGCTCCAACAGAAAGCGATGGATCAGAACCGTCTGGTGTTTTGTGTGGGTGAGAATGGCCTAGATATTGCCCGCACCTTAGGAATTCCTCCTGAAGTCCAGATCAAAACTGCTAACTGGTTGGGACCACTGTTAGTGGAAGCTGGGCTGCAAGGCGTCTCTTCTGTTCTATTACTGGGGTATCACGGCAAGCTGCTAAAGCTGGCGGGAGGGATTTTTCAGACTCACCACCATTTGGCCGATGCTCGCTTGGAGATTCTGACGGCCCATGCCGCCAATTTAGGACTCCCCTCTCCCCAAATTCAATCCTTATTTTCTAGCCCCACCGCCGAGGCAGCGCTGCAATTCTTAATGAACTTAGATCATCAAACCCAGAGTCGTTGGGTAGAGGCAGTCTATGGGGCGATTACGCAGGGAATCGATGTGCGATCGCAAACCTACATCCATACCCATTGTGATCACACCGTCCAGGTGGGTTCTGCACTCTTTAACCGTAGCCGCCAACTGTTTGCGGTCAGCGCTTTCGGTACCTCTTTACTGAAGCGTTTTGTCAGCAACCCCCAGATTGACTTAAACTTGTAAGAATATTTATACCTATTTTTAAAGCCTCCACATATATTCTTCCATCGCTAGTTATCCATACCTCGGGTTCTAGGGTTTTCTAATTTTTTTGGTTTAACTGTTCTATCCAAACCCTGCCCCCTCATCATTCAAAGGGATATCTTCCGTGCCTTCTCAGACCCAGCAACCTCTTTCTGCTCATCCCGAGGACTCCACCTTTGCCCAGACCCCCGTCGATCGGCAAATGATTGTCATTCTTGATTTTGGCTCCCAGTACTCTGAACTGATCGCTCGTCGCATTCGAGAGACTCAAGTCTACTCAGAAGTATTGTCTTATCGCACATCCATTGAGCAGTTGCAACAGCTTAATCCCAAGGGCATTATCCTGTCTGGTGGTCCTAATTCTGTCTATGCCCAGCATGCCCCTGCTTGTGATCCTGAGATTTGGAACCTGGGTATTCCCGTTTTAGGGGTTTGCTATGGCATGCAGCTGATGGTGCAACAGCTCGGGGGGCAGGTAGAAGCCTCCGATGCAGCCGAATATGGAAAAGCCTCCCTGGTTATTGATGACCCCACGGACTTGCTGACCAACGTCGACGATCAAACCATCATGTGGATGAGTCATGGAGATTCCGTGACTGCTCTACCGGACGGGTTTAAGGTTCTAGCTCACACCACCAACACCCCCCAAGCTGCCGTTGCTAATCATGACCGCCAGCTCTACGGTGTGCAGTTCCATCCAGAGGTGGTGCACTCTCAAGGGGGACAGGCCCTCATTTGTAACTTTGTCTATCACATTTGTGAATGTGAACCGACTTGGACCACAGAAGCCTTTGTAGAAGAAGCCATTCGCGAAGTTCGGGCCAAAGTTGGGGATAAGAAAGTATTACTTGCCCTCTCTGGTGGCGTTGACTCTTCAACCCTAGCCTTTCTCCTTCATAAGGCCATTGGCGATAATTTAACCTGCATGTTCATTGACCAAGGGTTTATGCGCAAGCTGGAACCTGAACGGCTAGTGAAGCTATTCCGAGATCAATTTCATATCCCTGTGGAATATGTGATGGCTCGCGAACGGTTTTTAGAACGGCTGAATGACATCACCGATCCTGAGGTAAAACGCAAACGGATTGGCCACGAATTCATCCAAGTCTTTGAAGAAGAATCAAGGCGTCTAGGACCCTTCGACTATCTGGCCCAGGGCACCCTCTATCCTGATGTGATTGAATCTGCAGATACCAATGTAGACCCAGCTACAGGCGAACGAGTGGCCGTCAAAATTAAGAGTCACCACAACGTCGGTGGGCTACCGAAAGATCTGCGATTTAAGTTGGTCGAGCCTCTGCGGAAGCTATTTAAAGACGAAGTTCGCAAGGTAGGCCGCTCCCTGGGGTTACCGGAAGAGATTGTCAATCGCCATCCGTTTCCTGGCCCCGGCTTAGCCATTCGAATTATTGGGGAAGTTACAGCAGAGCGTCTCAATATTCTGCGGGATGCTGATTTAATTGTGCGCCAAGAAGTCAATCGGTCTGGAAACTATAGTGAATTTTGGCAAGCCTTTGCGGTTTTATTGCCCGTCCGTAGCGTCGGGGTAATGGGGGATCAGCGCACCTATGCTTACCCAGTGGTGCTGCGGTTTGTCTCTAGTGAAGATGGCATGACCGCAGACTGGTCTCGTGCCCCCTACGAACTCCTAGAAACGATTTCCAACCGCATTGTCAATGAGGTGAAGGGTGTGAATCGAGTCGCCTACGATATCACCTCCAAACCCCCTGGCACCATCGAATGGGAATAGAGAATCTAGCTATTTTTACTGTGTTTCGTCAAGCCTGTCCACAAGGGCCGATAATAGTGCTATTCAGTACAATGACACGTTAGAACATGGCTAGTGGTGAAACCACAACTCAATCGAGTGATTCCTTAGACGAGATACAACGCATCGTTTATGCGCAGGCCCAGCAATCCGAAGGAGATTCTGCTGAGTTACTACAGTTGCTGCGCTTGCTAGAAGCGATGCATCAACGCATTAGGGAAGACTTATTTATCAAGACCTTACCCACCAATCGACAAGCGCTACATAAGTTGCTCCGGGAAATAGAAGCCAAGGGAGGATGGCCTTATATTCCTCGGATGCGCTTAAAATCCCTGATGGCAAATCTTTATGCGGAGGAAGCGACTCAAGACCTGGAGTAATGAGTTGTTATGGCTTCTCTACTAGAGCAACTAAAGCACGGATGCTGACTTCAATAAAACGTTCACTTTGCGCAATAGATCCTCTGGTTGCAGAGACTTAAGTAAATAAGCATCTGCACCCAGACTCAAATACCGCTGATGATCTTTGGAAATCCCTTCCTGGGTCAGGACGATGATTTTGGTCTTATCCGTGCCAGGCAGCTCCCTCAAGCGACGAATTAAACTCAGACAGCCTTGAGCTGGCAACTGGGCATCCACAATGACGGCAATCGGCTGTAACAAGCGGATTTGGTCAATGGCAGCTGAGGCTTCAACCATCCAAATCACCTGATAGTTCGCTGCCGTCAACATATCGCACAGCAGCGTCGCATCCTCTTCATGGCCTTCTATCAGCACAATGCGTCCTGCTGATAAGGGTTGGGAAGAGGCTTCTTGCTGAAATAATGCCGATTGATTCGGTAACTGCACCGTAAAGATCGACCCTTGCCCCTCCTCTGAACTCACATCAATCCAGCCTTGATGCAGGGTCACACATTGCTGGGCTAAGGCCAGTCCCAATCCAGCCCCTTCATAGGTGCGATGATAGGACGCATCTAACTGCTGAAACTTTTCAAACAGATGAGGAAGCTGACTGGGAGAAATACCAATGCCCGTGTCTTCTACCTGAAACACAACGGTATTGGTTTCTACCCATACGCGCAACTTCACCTTCCCCCCCATCGGCGTAAATTTAATGGCGTTATCAATCAGACTGATCAGGATCTGCTGGACTCGACGCAAGTCAGCAATAAATCGATCCCGCTCTGGGGGAATCTTCAAATTAGCTTTGAGCTGCACTTGATGGGCATCCGCCTTATCTCGCATGACTTGCAAGAGCTGTTGAATCAGGGTGGTGAGGGAAAAATCACTGATGTTGAGAGTGGCTTTACCTGATTGCACATGGGAGAAGTCAAGAATGTCATTGATCAGCTCCAGCAGATGTTCACCGCTGTCATGAATCGTTTGTAAGCAACTCCGTTGTTTATCCGTCAATGGCCCTAAAGACCAGCGCAGCAGGGTGGCTGACATCCCAATTACACAGGTTAGCGGCGTGCGTAACTCATGGTTCATGGTCGCCAGGAAGTCAGTTTTGGCCTGATTGGAAGATTGGGCTGCGAGCAGTGCGGCCTGGAGTTCTTGGGTGCGGTGTTCCACCTGCTCGTCTAAGGTTTTCTTATGTTGCTGAACTTGATCATGCAAAGCAGCCTGATGGATGGCAATCGATATATGGGCAGCAATGCGCTTGAGTAAATCTTGTTCTTGAGCATGCCATTGCCGAGGCTGAAGGCATTGGTGAGCAATGCACAATCCCCAGAGTCCAGATTTGACCAAGATCGGGGTAACTAACAATGCCCTGACTTGAATAGAGTCTAGAACAGTAGCTAAGCTCTCAGAGACAGAATCATTTTGCAGAACATCATGTATCGCTAAGGTATAACCCTGCTGATATTTGAGCAAAGACTCAGGGGAAGCAATACCCCATAGCTGTTCCTGATCAGACAACACGGAGCGTAGCTCAGAAGAGGCCAAGGCTTCATGGATAACTGAGCCTGATTGAGCAGGAACCTGTTGATGAGGCTCGGTACCGGAGAGGTCAGTCGGTGGCAGTTGATAAATTAGGAGGCGATCTGCCTGGAGAAGATGACGGGTCTCTCTCACCACCATTGCCAAGAGAGGCGATAATTCTACACCTTGGCTCAGTTGAGAGATGATTTGGTGGCAGAGGCGTTCCTGAATGGCGGGTTGATGGAGGGTAACCTCATGGGATAAGGGAACTGCATCGGACCTAGGGCCTGGAGACATCGCCGCGAGGGAAAGCAGCGTAAATTGTCCCTGAAGTTTGGCATCATTATTTTTGCGAGACTGACGCTCTATCACTTCAGTAATACGCTGTTGGAGCGGGGTATCTACTGGACAACGCTGGTAGAGGCGCTGCAGAAATGTCGTAATGGCTAGGGGTTCAAAGGTCAGTTTGAGTTGAGTCTCCCCCGCTTCATAGACCAA
The Acaryochloris marina S15 genome window above contains:
- the aspS gene encoding aspartate--tRNA ligase, yielding MRTHYCSELRNDHVGERVTLCGWVDRRRDHGGVIFLDVRDRTGLIQIVSDPERTPAAYPQADALRNEYVVRIHGEVSRRPDDSLNPRLPTGDVEIYADQIELLNAVHQQLPFQVSTADVESVKEELRLKYRYLDLRRDRMHQNIMMRHRLIQSIRRYLEDQQGFVDIETPVLTRSTPEGARDYLVPSRANPGEWFALPQSPQIFKQLLMVSGFDRYYQIARCFRDEDLRADRQPEFTQLDMEMSFMSQAEIIQLNEDLMRHVFKAIKDVDLPKTFPQMTYAEAMERYGTDRPDTRFDLELVNVSDLLKDSGFKVFSGAIKKGGQVKVLPIPDGNANISNVRIKPGGDLFSEACAGGAKGLAYIRVKEDGAIETIGAIKDNLSPEQTAELLERTGAKAGHLLLFGAGPTEIVNASLSRVRLALGAEMKLIDPDQIDLLWITEFPMFEWNAGEKRLEALHHPFTAPYPEDEADLKTARAQAYDLVYNGLEIGGGSLRIYQADLQRRVFDAIGLSEEEAQDKFGFLLNAFNFGAPPHGGIAYGIDRLAMLLSGEESIRDTIAFPKTQQARCLLTQAPSGVDQRQLKELQIKSTAEPKK
- a CDS encoding DUF1361 domain-containing protein, yielding MERILGEYLGEFNGYSGWIVWNLFLAFIPMTLSFWLFRWPHQSRTLVWWIALVSFIAFLPNAPYLLTDIIHLVGAARSTDSIWIVTLFFIPLHTFAILAGFEAYVISLINQGHYLQKQGAGQFATWAEILVHILCAIGIYLGRFIRFNSWDLITNPKNVLLVSMNELTSKFPFVVVLITVLVLILFYWIMKQITLGLVLRFQHVRKASQGLVSDQDLY
- the tsaB gene encoding tRNA (adenosine(37)-N6)-threonylcarbamoyltransferase complex dimerization subunit type 1 TsaB; its protein translation is MYALGLDTTSSALTLGISNFDQINRYQTWDLGRDISIYLHQYLEAFLAPLSWSELEWLVVAQGPGSFTGTRIGVVTARTLAQQLHIPLYGISTLTAQAYAYACSLSKVNEGELIAVEYPGQRGSVYGSLFTWNASNQTLSTYKPLQYIDLEGWQQLLSTEEIHHHLSPDTVEPKGICQAMIALAHQQWQAGQQPTWQDILPYYGSLAASPPSC
- a CDS encoding twin-arginine translocase TatA/TatE family subunit; the protein is MFGLGWLEVGLIALAAVILFGPKKLPELGASLGKSLRGFKDELQGDSEEDPTED
- the psb27 gene encoding photosystem II protein Psb27 produces the protein MKRFVSRLLSLMLVASMFLTGCSLLSPETLLSGDYQQDTIYVIDNLSSAITLPDDDPNKADNQADAGALISEYVSRYRRKPQLAGSASFMTMATALNGLAGHYNSYPNRPLPQKLKDRLEQEFKQAKIALKRESAA
- the cbiD gene encoding cobalt-precorrin-5B (C(1))-methyltransferase CbiD, producing MTTPPPRSGYTLPVFACAAAIAALHHLYDSISRSQVTLDLVNPQQSVEILIEQVSRLGPDQALAITRSDPGDNLDLTRYTPIWALVEWAPSDQAESIVLIGGEGIGINQNQGDQAAIYSYAQQLLHRNLGQHLQPGDRIRVTLILPEGRALAKRTSNEAFGVVEGLSLLGTSGISQPLSAPQQLEQFRIELQQKAMDQNRLVFCVGENGLDIARTLGIPPEVQIKTANWLGPLLVEAGLQGVSSVLLLGYHGKLLKLAGGIFQTHHHLADARLEILTAHAANLGLPSPQIQSLFSSPTAEAALQFLMNLDHQTQSRWVEAVYGAITQGIDVRSQTYIHTHCDHTVQVGSALFNRSRQLFAVSAFGTSLLKRFVSNPQIDLNL
- the guaA gene encoding glutamine-hydrolyzing GMP synthase gives rise to the protein MPSQTQQPLSAHPEDSTFAQTPVDRQMIVILDFGSQYSELIARRIRETQVYSEVLSYRTSIEQLQQLNPKGIILSGGPNSVYAQHAPACDPEIWNLGIPVLGVCYGMQLMVQQLGGQVEASDAAEYGKASLVIDDPTDLLTNVDDQTIMWMSHGDSVTALPDGFKVLAHTTNTPQAAVANHDRQLYGVQFHPEVVHSQGGQALICNFVYHICECEPTWTTEAFVEEAIREVRAKVGDKKVLLALSGGVDSSTLAFLLHKAIGDNLTCMFIDQGFMRKLEPERLVKLFRDQFHIPVEYVMARERFLERLNDITDPEVKRKRIGHEFIQVFEEESRRLGPFDYLAQGTLYPDVIESADTNVDPATGERVAVKIKSHHNVGGLPKDLRFKLVEPLRKLFKDEVRKVGRSLGLPEEIVNRHPFPGPGLAIRIIGEVTAERLNILRDADLIVRQEVNRSGNYSEFWQAFAVLLPVRSVGVMGDQRTYAYPVVLRFVSSEDGMTADWSRAPYELLETISNRIVNEVKGVNRVAYDITSKPPGTIEWE
- a CDS encoding ATP-binding protein; protein product: MPVSAPEIFEHTLPQHVYPQLGSSLVDMVRSIPGVAKLLTSIDVGVLVPETQRFTVLTSKSFSALVYEAGETQLKLTFEPLAITTFLQRLYQRCPVDTPLQQRITEVIERQSRKNNDAKLQGQFTLLSLAAMSPGPRSDAVPLSHEVTLHQPAIQERLCHQIISQLSQGVELSPLLAMVVRETRHLLQADRLLIYQLPPTDLSGTEPHQQVPAQSGSVIHEALASSELRSVLSDQEQLWGIASPESLLKYQQGYTLAIHDVLQNDSVSESLATVLDSIQVRALLVTPILVKSGLWGLCIAHQCLQPRQWHAQEQDLLKRIAAHISIAIHQAALHDQVQQHKKTLDEQVEHRTQELQAALLAAQSSNQAKTDFLATMNHELRTPLTCVIGMSATLLRWSLGPLTDKQRSCLQTIHDSGEHLLELINDILDFSHVQSGKATLNISDFSLTTLIQQLLQVMRDKADAHQVQLKANLKIPPERDRFIADLRRVQQILISLIDNAIKFTPMGGKVKLRVWVETNTVVFQVEDTGIGISPSQLPHLFEKFQQLDASYHRTYEGAGLGLALAQQCVTLHQGWIDVSSEEGQGSIFTVQLPNQSALFQQEASSQPLSAGRIVLIEGHEEDATLLCDMLTAANYQVIWMVEASAAIDQIRLLQPIAVIVDAQLPAQGCLSLIRRLRELPGTDKTKIIVLTQEGISKDHQRYLSLGADAYLLKSLQPEDLLRKVNVLLKSASVL